One stretch of Streptomyces sp. NBC_01363 DNA includes these proteins:
- the aroH gene encoding chorismate mutase, which yields MAVRAVRGAVQLEQDEAGHMGERVGALLTAVLERNSLVADDLISIWFTATPDLHSDFPAAAARGLGIVDVPLICAQELDIEGAMPRVVRILAHVETYLPKSEIAHVYLGATAALRKDIAQ from the coding sequence GTGGCGGTACGAGCGGTCCGCGGAGCCGTCCAGCTCGAGCAGGACGAGGCCGGGCACATGGGTGAGCGGGTCGGTGCCCTGCTCACCGCCGTCCTGGAGCGCAACAGCCTCGTCGCGGACGATCTGATCAGCATCTGGTTCACGGCCACCCCCGACCTGCACAGCGACTTCCCGGCCGCCGCCGCACGCGGGCTCGGCATCGTCGACGTACCGCTGATCTGCGCCCAGGAGCTGGACATCGAGGGGGCCATGCCCCGTGTGGTGCGCATACTCGCGCACGTCGAGACCTACCTTCCCAAGTCCGAGATCGCCCACGTGTACCTCGGTGCCACCGCCGCACTTCGCAAGGACATCGCCCAGTGA
- a CDS encoding prephenate dehydrogenase gives MRTAVVIGTGLVGTSAALALAGRGIHVHLVDHDPRSARTAAALGAGTDEAPDGPVDLAIIAVPPAHVASVLATALRDGVARGYLDVASVKGGPRRELEALGLDLAPYIGTHPMAGKERSGPLAATADLFEGRPWVLTPTRDTDTEVLNLALELVALCRAVPVVMDADAHDRAVALVSHTPQLISSMVAARLEEADETAVRLCGQGIRDVTRIAASDPRMWVEILSANPGPVADVLAGVAADLDETVRALRGLQSDDDDRRREGTEGIEDVLRRGNAGRVRVPGKHGTAPTAYEMVSVLISDRPGELAGIFADAGRAGVNVEDVRIEHATGQQAGLVQLMVEPSAAPALSAALRERGWSIRQ, from the coding sequence GTGAGAACCGCCGTCGTCATCGGAACGGGCCTCGTCGGCACTTCCGCAGCCCTCGCCCTCGCCGGGCGCGGCATCCATGTCCACCTCGTCGACCACGACCCCCGGTCGGCCCGCACCGCGGCCGCGCTGGGCGCCGGTACGGACGAGGCGCCCGACGGCCCCGTGGACCTGGCGATCATCGCCGTGCCGCCCGCCCACGTGGCCTCGGTGCTGGCCACCGCCCTGCGGGACGGCGTCGCCCGCGGCTACCTCGACGTCGCCAGCGTGAAGGGCGGCCCGCGCCGCGAGCTGGAGGCCCTCGGCCTCGACCTCGCGCCGTACATCGGTACGCACCCCATGGCCGGCAAGGAGCGGTCGGGCCCCCTCGCCGCCACCGCGGATCTGTTCGAGGGCAGGCCCTGGGTCCTCACCCCGACCCGTGACACCGACACCGAGGTCCTCAACCTCGCCCTGGAACTGGTCGCGCTCTGCCGCGCCGTCCCGGTCGTCATGGACGCCGACGCGCACGACCGGGCCGTCGCCCTGGTCTCCCACACCCCGCAGCTGATCTCGTCGATGGTCGCCGCCCGCCTGGAGGAGGCCGACGAGACCGCCGTACGCCTCTGCGGCCAGGGCATCAGGGACGTCACCCGGATCGCCGCCTCCGACCCCCGGATGTGGGTGGAGATCCTCTCCGCCAACCCCGGCCCGGTCGCCGACGTGCTGGCCGGGGTCGCCGCCGACCTGGACGAGACGGTACGGGCGCTGCGCGGCCTGCAGTCCGACGACGACGACCGGCGCCGCGAGGGCACCGAGGGCATCGAGGACGTCCTGCGCCGCGGCAACGCGGGCCGGGTCAGGGTGCCGGGCAAGCACGGGACCGCCCCCACCGCGTACGAGATGGTGTCCGTGCTCATCAGCGACCGGCCGGGCGAACTGGCCGGGATCTTCGCCGACGCCGGACGGGCCGGGGTCAACGTCGAGGACGTGCGCATCGAGCACGCCACCGGGCAGCAGGCCGGCCTGGTCCAGCTGATGGTCGAGCCGAGCGCGGCCCCCGCACTGAGCGCGGCGCTGCGCGAGCGGGGCTGGTCGATACGCCAGTAG